One Skermanella sp. TT6 genomic window, GCCCCGCCAGTCGAAGCCTTTGTCGGTTCCGGAGTCGCCGCGCCCCCGGTGCTCCTCACGGCGCCCAGCCGCTGCCCGGCGGCGCTGCGGTTCCCGACAGCCTGACGCCCGGCCCGCTGATCCCGTCGGCATCCAGGAAGCTCACGCCGGCACCCTCCAGCGTGCGTCGGATCGCCGCCATGGTCGCCCGCTGCATGTCCCGCTGGCCGGCCTCGAAACCCCGCACGGTGCTTCGGCTCACCTCCGCGGCGGTGGCAAGCTCGTCCTGGGTCCAGTCCAGAAGCGCGCGGGCGGCGCGGCATTGCTCGGGGGTCAGTGACATCAGGCGAAGATGGGGATGTGACTTGAAAGGTCAAGATGCGCCATTTTGGTTGAAAATCATCATCGAACAATCATGTAGCAGTTTCGGCAGATCCGGATCCGGAGGAAAAGAACAGTGCTGGCGCATCACGCACCGCTCGTCTCGATGATCGCCATCGGCCTCGTTCTCGCCTTTCTCCTGGGTCTGGTCGCGCATCGCCTGCGGGTCTCTCCCCTGGTCGGATACCTGCTGGCAGGGATCACCGTCGGCCCCTTCACCCCGGGCTTCGTCGCCAACCAGGCGCTGGCGAACGAACTGGCGGAAATCGGCGTGATCCTGCTGATGTTCGCGGTCGGCCTGCATTTCTCGCTGAAGGACCTGCTGTCGGTCAGGGCGGTGGCGCTTCCCGGGGCGGTCGCGCAGATCACCGTCGCGACCCTCCTCGGCATGGCCCTGGCCTGGGTGCTGGGCTGGTCCGTCGGCGCGGGGATCGTCTTCGGCCTGGCACTGTCGGTCGCCAGCACGGTCGTCCTGATCCGCGCCTTGCAGGAACGCCGCATCATCGACACCGACCGGGGCCGCATCGCGGTAGGCTGGCTGATCGTCGAGGACTTGGCGATGGTCCTTGCCCTCGTCATGCTGCCGGCGCTCGCCGGCGCGCTGGGCGGCGCCGGGGAAACGCCGGACTGGCGCGTCATCGCCATTTCGGCCGGGCTGACCGTGGTGAAGGTGGCCACCTTCGTCGCGATCATGCTGGTGGCCGGGCGCCGGGTCGTGCCCTGGATCATGCATTACGCCGCCCACACGGGATCGCGCGAGCTGTTCCGGCTGTCGGTCTACGCGGTGGCCCTGGGGGTCGCCTATGGAGCCGCCGCCCTGTTCGGCGTGTCCTTCGCCCTGGGAGCCTTCTTCGCCGGGATGGTGCTGGCCGGAAGCCCCTTGAGCCAGCGGGCGACCGAGGAGGCGCTGCCGCTGCGCGACGCCTTCGCCGTGCTGTTCTTCGTGTCGGTCGGCATGCTGTTCGACCCCGGCGTCCTGGTCCGCTCCCCCTGGTCGGTGCTGGCCACCGTCGCCATCATCGTGATCGGCAAGTCGCTCGCCGCCTACGCGATCGTGCGGGCGTTCGGACGCGCCAACGGAACGGCCCTGACCATTTCCGCCAGTCTCGCGCAGATCGGCGAATTCTCCTTCATCCTGGCCGGCCTGGGCGTCGGCATGGGCGTGCTGCCGGCGGAGGGTCGCGACCTGATCCTGGCCGGTGCCATCATCTCGATCATGCTGAACCCGCTGATCTTCGCCGCCGTGGACCGGCCGCGGTCCCGCAAGGCGCCGGACCAGATGCTCCCGGCCCCGGCCGGGGGGCCGGTCGCGGTCCCGTCCGGCGGGACGGCCGTGCCCGACGCGATACCCGACCTGACGCCGACCAGCCTGACCGGCCACGACGTCCTGATCGGCTATGGCAGGGTCGGCTCCCTGGTCGGTTCCGGCCTGCGCGCCGCCGGCCGCCCGGTCCTCGTGGTCGAGGAGCGGGCTGACGAGATCGAGGCGGCGCGCCGCGACGGCGCCGAGGTGGTGATCGGCAACGCCGCCGATCCCGAGATCCTGGCGACCGCCAACCTGTCGGCCGCCCGCCGGCTGATCGTCACCGTTCCCGAAGCCTTCGAGGCGGGCCAGGTGGTCGAGCAGGCCAGGGCTGCCAACCCCGGCCTGGAGATCGTCGCCCGCGCCCACACCGACGCGGCGGTTTCGCACCTGACCGACCTGGGCGCCAGCTTGGCGGTCATGGGCGAGCGGGAGATAGCGCTCCGCATCCTCGAGCGCATCCTCGAACGCATCGAGGCGAAGGATGGGGCGGATCGGCAGGGGGCCGACGGGTCCGGCCTCCAGGCCGGCCCGAAGCGCCAAGACCCGCCCGCGGAATAGCCGCCGGCCCGTCCCGCGTCCGGTCTCACCTCTCCTCCCCATTGCCGCCCATTCTCGAGAAAGTCGGCTTCTGCTTGACTCGACATTTCAAGCAGGTGAAGATGCTTTCATGAATGTGAATGGCAACGTGAAAACTGCCGGACGAACCCTCGACGTGTTCG contains:
- a CDS encoding helix-turn-helix transcriptional regulator, whose amino-acid sequence is MSLTPEQCRAARALLDWTQDELATAAEVSRSTVRGFEAGQRDMQRATMAAIRRTLEGAGVSFLDADGISGPGVRLSGTAAPPGSGWAP
- the ybaL gene encoding YbaL family putative K(+) efflux transporter, yielding MLAHHAPLVSMIAIGLVLAFLLGLVAHRLRVSPLVGYLLAGITVGPFTPGFVANQALANELAEIGVILLMFAVGLHFSLKDLLSVRAVALPGAVAQITVATLLGMALAWVLGWSVGAGIVFGLALSVASTVVLIRALQERRIIDTDRGRIAVGWLIVEDLAMVLALVMLPALAGALGGAGETPDWRVIAISAGLTVVKVATFVAIMLVAGRRVVPWIMHYAAHTGSRELFRLSVYAVALGVAYGAAALFGVSFALGAFFAGMVLAGSPLSQRATEEALPLRDAFAVLFFVSVGMLFDPGVLVRSPWSVLATVAIIVIGKSLAAYAIVRAFGRANGTALTISASLAQIGEFSFILAGLGVGMGVLPAEGRDLILAGAIISIMLNPLIFAAVDRPRSRKAPDQMLPAPAGGPVAVPSGGTAVPDAIPDLTPTSLTGHDVLIGYGRVGSLVGSGLRAAGRPVLVVEERADEIEAARRDGAEVVIGNAADPEILATANLSAARRLIVTVPEAFEAGQVVEQARAANPGLEIVARAHTDAAVSHLTDLGASLAVMGEREIALRILERILERIEAKDGADRQGADGSGLQAGPKRQDPPAE